From a single Oxalobacter vibrioformis genomic region:
- a CDS encoding putative quinol monooxygenase, protein MSSLKIVATLTAKADHAQALDTAIRTLADASRKESGCLSYLICKDIANPLKTVILEEWKDQTAIDTHNASPHFTTFGQAISGKTDSLDITVLKTVY, encoded by the coding sequence ATGTCTTCACTGAAAATCGTCGCCACCCTTACCGCCAAAGCCGACCACGCCCAGGCACTCGACACCGCCATCCGGACGCTGGCTGACGCCAGCCGCAAAGAATCCGGTTGTCTTTCCTACCTCATCTGCAAGGATATTGCCAATCCACTCAAAACCGTCATACTCGAGGAATGGAAAGACCAGACTGCCATCGACACGCACAATGCCAGCCCGCACTTTACCACCTTTGGCCAGGCCATCAGCGGCAAGACCGACAGCCTCGACATTACCGTACTCAAGACCGTTTACTGA
- a CDS encoding AAA family ATPase, whose product MITPIVTITGPSCSGKTYLENYMSENGFVRLISHTTRKRREGETDEDYFFVESAAEFAKIPMVETIRFEGNMYGLSVEEADKKKKLGKPLVLGVTPLGRQQIQEFCTANEGWLHIPVWVSAPTEKRIARLAQRKDEKDTRQLEDRLHTMLTTEHEWSSVEDGKEVYDLCFNRWGNPAPVVSMIKDLLVK is encoded by the coding sequence ATGATAACTCCAATCGTAACAATCACAGGCCCCTCTTGTTCTGGTAAGACATATCTCGAAAACTATATGTCTGAAAACGGTTTTGTCAGGCTGATTTCACACACCACGAGAAAACGAAGGGAGGGAGAAACAGACGAGGATTATTTTTTCGTGGAAAGCGCAGCGGAATTTGCCAAAATACCCATGGTGGAAACGATCCGGTTTGAAGGCAATATGTATGGTCTTTCTGTTGAGGAAGCAGATAAAAAGAAAAAGCTGGGAAAGCCCCTGGTATTGGGTGTTACCCCGTTAGGAAGACAGCAGATACAGGAATTCTGTACCGCCAATGAGGGGTGGCTGCATATCCCGGTATGGGTGTCTGCACCGACAGAAAAGCGAATCGCCCGGCTGGCACAAAGAAAAGATGAAAAGGATACCCGTCAACTGGAAGACAGGCTGCACACCATGCTCACAACAGAACATGAATGGTCTTCGGTGGAAGACGGGAAAGAGGTGTACGATCTGTGTTTTAACCGGTGGGGAAATCCTGCGCCGGTGGTCAGCATGATCAAGGATTTACTGGTGAAGTAA
- the rfbC gene encoding dTDP-4-dehydrorhamnose 3,5-epimerase, producing MKKSPTALPDVIMLEPIKHGDSRGFFLESYNSRDFESAIGIYATFVQDNHALSKKGVLRGLHYQLPPYAQGKLVRVTRGAIFDVAVDLRRSSPTFGQWTGEILSAENGRQMWIPEGFAHGYLALTDNAECLYKVTAFYAPEAERTIAWDDPAIGIAWPGELPPILSEKDRQGVSLGEAEIFG from the coding sequence ATGAAAAAATCCCCTACCGCCCTGCCGGATGTCATCATGCTCGAGCCCATAAAACACGGGGATTCGCGGGGCTTTTTCCTGGAAAGCTATAACAGCAGGGATTTTGAATCGGCAATTGGTATTTATGCAACATTTGTCCAGGATAACCATGCCCTTTCAAAAAAAGGCGTCCTGCGCGGCCTGCATTACCAGCTCCCTCCTTATGCCCAGGGCAAGCTTGTGCGGGTAACCCGCGGTGCCATCTTTGACGTGGCCGTTGACCTGCGGCGCTCCTCCCCCACCTTCGGCCAATGGACAGGCGAAATCCTCTCTGCGGAAAACGGCCGCCAGATGTGGATACCCGAAGGCTTCGCCCACGGCTACCTTGCACTGACTGACAATGCCGAATGCCTCTACAAGGTCACCGCATTCTACGCACCCGAAGCAGAACGCACCATCGCCTGGGATGACCCCGCCATCGGCATCGCATGGCCCGGGGAGTTACCCCCCATTCTCTCGGAAAAAGACAGGCAGGGGGTATCACTCGGTGAGGCCGAAATATTCGGATAA
- a CDS encoding tetratricopeptide repeat protein: MKMSRLFSALCLALALPLAAGAADLSLPKGTYIPNTHLMTLADAEENAALGDPQAQHTLAHYHETGKSGAKQDHKLSAEWCHKSASQGYPDAQFDLGRKYANGWGVPKDYNKAYSWYLKAAAQGHAQAMVALGGMTLAGRGVPQNDADAFRWFEIAAGKGESDAAVALGNMYAMGVGTEKNDSMAAEWYRTAAEEGNASGQFNTGIAYYQGTGVEQDVGTAIMWLEKAAANSMSEAEYALGAIYGAQGSASYDAAQSLSWYLKAANQGLPEAQYHVGLIYVQGKGVPVDSTIAAEWFRKAAVTGYTPAQYLLGAMYETGEGVSQDKAIAIDWYRKAAALGNHDAQEKLGKVH, translated from the coding sequence ATGAAAATGTCCCGCCTTTTCAGTGCCCTTTGCCTTGCCCTGGCGCTGCCCCTTGCCGCTGGTGCGGCAGACCTTTCCCTGCCCAAAGGCACCTACATCCCCAACACCCACCTCATGACACTGGCAGACGCCGAGGAAAATGCGGCACTGGGCGACCCCCAGGCACAGCACACTCTGGCCCACTACCATGAAACCGGCAAATCCGGTGCTAAACAGGATCACAAGCTCTCCGCCGAGTGGTGCCACAAATCCGCCTCACAGGGCTATCCCGATGCCCAGTTTGACCTGGGCAGAAAATACGCCAATGGCTGGGGCGTCCCCAAAGACTACAACAAGGCTTACAGCTGGTACCTCAAAGCCGCCGCCCAGGGCCACGCCCAGGCCATGGTTGCGCTGGGCGGCATGACCCTTGCCGGGCGCGGTGTACCCCAAAACGATGCAGACGCCTTTCGCTGGTTTGAAATCGCCGCAGGCAAAGGCGAAAGCGATGCTGCTGTCGCCCTTGGCAACATGTACGCCATGGGTGTCGGCACCGAAAAAAATGACAGCATGGCTGCCGAGTGGTACCGGACGGCAGCAGAAGAAGGCAACGCCAGCGGCCAGTTCAACACCGGCATCGCCTACTACCAGGGTACCGGAGTAGAGCAGGATGTAGGCACAGCCATCATGTGGCTCGAAAAAGCCGCGGCAAACAGCATGTCCGAGGCAGAGTACGCCCTGGGCGCCATCTACGGCGCCCAGGGCAGCGCATCTTACGATGCGGCGCAATCTCTGTCCTGGTACCTCAAGGCTGCCAACCAGGGACTGCCGGAAGCCCAGTACCATGTCGGCCTCATCTATGTGCAAGGAAAGGGCGTACCCGTTGACAGCACAATCGCTGCTGAATGGTTCCGGAAAGCCGCCGTGACAGGATACACCCCGGCCCAATACCTGCTGGGCGCCATGTACGAAACCGGCGAAGGGGTCAGCCAGGACAAGGCCATTGCAATTGACTGGTACCGCAAGGCCGCCGCGCTGGGCAACCACGATGCACAGGAAAAACTCGGGAAAGTGCACTGA